The Solenopsis invicta isolate M01_SB chromosome 1, UNIL_Sinv_3.0, whole genome shotgun sequence DNA segment ttttatttctaaattaagtttatataaaataataaaaaaatattggtatTTACGGAATGTACTTTtgtctttacaatttttttcttttacataggtaaattttaaacttaaaaaaaatgttaatgagttaaagtttatgtattttaaaagtaactatttaaagttaaaaattagttcatttaaaattaactaggttaagttaaaagttattaactttaacgttatattttaattttttcttttttaactagttactactcgACACTggaaatttctaattaataagaAGTAATTAAATAGCTCGTATTTTCAAagcaattaagaaaaaattaaaggccAGAaacaagcaaaataaaatataattttttacgataAATTGTATTTTCGCTTAATCAAAATATGTTGCATGTTTCGACTTATTCAGTCTCTCTCAGCAATattgataatgttaaaataataacaaaataaatatttgtgtatttcATATTGTTTTCTGcagatttcattattttaagcGAGCGGCATTAAGCTAACGAATTAGATGATATTTCTAGAGAAACTGCAACAAGGCAACGAACAATATTATACAGTAGATTCGCTGAGAGCGTTGCGAGCGAATAATTAGGTACGAGCGGCTAATTACTAACGAGCGATACGCGCTCGTTACAATCGTATAGTGCGACACAATTTTGTTTGATTAATACGGATCTTGCATAGCTGCATGGGGAACGCAAGATTATATTCGGGGGCAGCGGAATTGATTGGAGAAACAAAATGATCGCGGTGATGATGTGTAATTCCATACAATTCCACCGGCTACCATTAACGATATTGCGTATGCGACAGACCGATGCAAACTGATAGAATCtcgttaaaattacattaaatgagtGAACGCAGCCCGATGGAGTACAAATATGTACGTAATTATTTCGGTCTATACGAGGTAATAATTCACAACGCAATTAGTTTTACGTGTTCATTCCATTATGGCGCGTTTTGTTATGAGAAGGGCCAAAAGTCCCAAGAAGactaaaataatagaataataaataaagtaattgcaTAAATGATTGTAAGATTTAATGCATGCAACCAATCTTCATTAATCATGTATACTTGAtcctttatttttcttaaattattgaatatcattattcaaatatatgtGTCTTTATATGCAAAAGTtgatagttattttttaaaaataaaatgtatacctCCCATAAAATAgtcctatatattttttaaaaaatttctaaaataaatattatttctgaaataacattggatataataatatttaaggcAAAGGGACGAGACAGTTATATTAGATGAATggcaatgtaaataaaatggatTTCAATATCTCAAACGTATCTCTTCATAAGTCAGTGACCGTAAAGAGTAGCGAGGATGGTCAAAGGATTAATATCGGCCTTAATTTCGGCTTTGCCAACACAGGATATCGAGTTCTGCAAACATAGCTGCGTTAAGATTCGACGTACATATAGTCTCTCGATAGCCTCGCACCGCGTCGCCGCTGGATCGAGAAAGACCGGCGGCAGGGTGACCGGGGGTGTTCGGGGGTGGCTCTGCCGCATAAAGGGTCGCAGATATTCGACGCCCCGGCAGTAAGCGCCGCGACGTCCGTCGGAGACGCAACGTACAGCGTTCGCACGTGAAGACCCGTGTCACGTGGCTACGAAGCGGCGTATACTATTTGACATTCGTACATAGTGAGATCGAAGGACAATCGAATAACTCCGTCTTGTATATTTTTCACGCGAAGAATCGAAACGTGGCTGAAGTAAACGCGATTTCACAGTTGGACATAAATCTTGCAAAATTAAAACGAGGATTGTTTTCCatctttctcttatttctaATTTGTTTAAGTTTTTCATGCTGTACTGATTAAATATCTATTTGCTAAGTGAACTAatatatgatttaaataaacttatttgaTTACAACTGCGTTTGAAAAATTTACGAGTAAATACTGTGCGCGCTTGAAGATTATGTGCTGATTCACATGTCTGACTGTACGACAAATACATTTATCAGCAATAATTACTGGCAATGGATTGTTATAGGGGACAGAGAAAGGTACGTTATAGTTgcaagtttatataaatttactttaaaaaatgtgataattgTCTATCAAAAAAGTAAATTGTGTAATTGTACCATATAtgcatattaacaaaaaaatttttaatttgacatttatttattaaaatattattatattctttgatatatttattttgaagtttagttgatatatttaatttaatttttatattcatataaaattgaaGTAAGATCAAAGGCAGATAAcaaataagattaataaaataattttttgttaaaaaaaatgcttaatttttttactaataattttgAAGCATTTGCTACAAGCTGATTTTTCTTTGTGATAAATAGATCAGAATAGATCACataataaatttgttcattttttcatattttaataaaagataaactGTATGATATAtcaatagaattattaaaaatatacgtttTTAAATAAGCTTTTCATAAGCTGCTTATTGTCGTTTCCGTGTACATTTAATTTAGTTTGGAAACAAGCGAGAGAAGATAATTAATTCGAATCGTTATCGAAAAGGTTCTCgaaacaattttacattacaGCGTTATTTGTTCTCGAAAGCTTCATTAAACATTCCGTATAATGCAATCGCGGCGAGATCTGTTAACATAATAAAGAATCAGATTAAACAAACATTCAAGATGTTAAGTGAATGTTGAAACACATAAATGGAGTTTCgtacaagtttgatgtaaatatgcaataatatgcaataataatattaaattacagataataattacgaattagctaataaaaaaaacgtaaatataaaaattgaatacgtttttttattttttttaaacttttcaagTCTTTAATAacccaattaaatatttaaattaacagtataatgaaaaataaatatttaaaaaaatatgtttaaaaaaacatggtTCGCTGATTGGGAATCCGATATAAAAgacaaaactaaaattttgaaaaatttaatacgcaccttaaaatattttattctacgctttatttttaatgcaaaatcgcaattcaatttttataagaaactatTTCAGAATGTATGATGACCCTTTCTAgcacaattttcaaattcaacGTTATAAATGTGTTATACCTTTCGTAGAATATATCAAGAGAGATTTATGCAATGTACAATACATAATCCTTTGGAATTATGATCAcgaaatagtaaataaaatcaatataaaaattaaaaaagtcttaATATAGACAAAGTCTATTGCAACTGTCGAAATTATTATTGTGATACTgtaacatgtaaaaatttgaattccAAAATAAAAGTTCAGTATTCCGACTGGTGGTTCGTAAATCTATATTAGTAAGATTGTTTTTAAGAGTCCCACTAGAGAGCTATCTCTTAACCTGCGGTTTCGAAATACTTTGCTAATATAAGAAACTTATACCGTAacacgtaaaaatttaaattccaaAATAAAAGTTCAATATTCCGACTAGTGGTTCGTGAATTTATATCAGTaagattgttttttaaagttCCACTGGAGAGCTATCTCTTAACTTGCAGTTTTGAAATACTCTGCTAATATAAGAAACTTATAAAAAACTAATGCGAACGAATGGAAGATTATTAATAGGTGGAGCAAAACTGCGATAAGCCTCTGACATGACGTAGACGGTATTATTTCCAGGTCATGAACTGAGCTTTAGACAAATGGCGTGTAAATATAGTTCAGGGTCTGTTACTGATTCGAACGAGAATGAGTATCGCACTTATTAGCACAGATTGTACTTAGCCCACTTTCCCGTAGCACAATAGTCTCGAATAGCTTCTCGTTGCGGGGGAGCTGGCGAAATTGTCTTACCTGTAACAGAAAGCGTGTCGTTTATCGTGCATTCTTCTTGGTTTCTGGTATACATTCGACGCATTTCCCGGAAGAAAGCGCGGAATtgcttttcagaaatattgcgGCAAAAGAAGCGGGAAATTGAAGTTGcgaacattaaaaaaaacttatcttACACAATATTGCTGTAAAAATGTTCGAAGGTAAAGAAATTCCATGTCGCGTTACTATccaaaaaagttgaaaaaaatttgcagttaCAAGTGaacgttaaatttttcaatttgtttttattataagcaaaattatataaatttattgcaagataaaatatctaaatttctATCATGATACGAGTTTTACAAGTTTAATGTGCAAAAGGATAAAATTAAAGTCTTGTTCATTCAATGATTCAAACTTCTCTCTTTCATAGATTAAACAAAAGAATGaagcaatatatatttaatattattaatatttaatataaatgaaaaattatatggttAAAATTTGGAGAAAAAGTGCTTCTTCGGGCTCTGCTAAAATATATACGTCATATAGTTGGTAGTTTCCAGCGGTTTTCACGTAACTCAGGTACGTTTCGATTTTTAAGGAGTCAAAATCAACGTTGAGCGCACCGAAGTTATCTGGTATACGAGAACCAGCTTACATAcgtcaaagagagagagaccgatACACTCGGCACGTAAACACCGAAAAATAGACGAACCCATCTCGTCGCAGCCCGTAAATCCTCAGTCACCGTGGCGGTAAACACGCGTTTCGGTAAATCGTGGgcataaatataattcaaagtTAGCCGAACGCGTCacgtaatttgaaaatttggGGCGCGAGCTTAGGAAAGTGCGAGAGACACGCTTATGTAACGTGGTCCCACCCACGCGATTCCGCGTGTGACGGCGACGGGACAATGTAATCCTCCCTGGCAATCGACTTTAAAGGCGGAACTTAATTCCTTTCCGCGGCATACGGCCTCCGATGGATCGGGAACTTTTCTtcggcctctctctctctctttctctctctctttctctctctctcttactcgcTTTCTTCGCGAAAGGCGAACCCAGTTCTCCTTCCTTCGATTCGTACTGCATTATTCATAGAGCCGGGCAATTACAATTTCCCCGAGCCCGGTCGTGCGAAAGAGAATTAAAAGCAGTCCGAGTTTCATCGACTCGTCGATTGGTTTGGATCGACGTGCAAATTAATGGCTGTGTTATCAATTCCGCAAAAAGACGCGAGAAACTGATGAAGTGTTTGCGCGCACAATGGCGTGAATATATAGCAATTGTATACggaaataattgtaattatgaagtaaaaatttatttaacgtatatAATACTGCAAGGATTATGTTGTGATATTCATACTTTTTGAagatttaaacattaattgaaattcttttttcatccgcgatttaaaatttagaaaattttgctCATTACTTTGAATAATGCTTTTAAACTTAACCCTAGCTTTAACACTTATTTTTGGTTACCTTTCTCCCTATAATACCTATGGGTTTGTAGAACACTGTAACTTTTACACACTCTATCTCTGAACAGAAAGCATATTTTTGAGCTCAAATATAATCGATACTTAAAGTCTGATAAAGACGATAAACCAGATCTGAATTAAAattgagaatattttattttcaaataattacaattaaaaaaaaaattgtgttgcaaaaattcgcaaaaattaatactttggatagttaaagttttttttagtcttcaaatttataaaaaatataaaaaagttatagcaATGTAAAATATCACACAGAGTATGTATTCATGTGTGGGAAACTAggattaatgttattattatttttatttgaatttgttattttaaataaattgtgttactatataatatacttcgtcctttatatttttatatgtgtacTGACCtataatttttccattattcTAGGTGATCGTTTGGGCCACATTGTTCCTCGTAATGAACGCGTATTAAGAACGTTAAAACAAGGCTAAACTGCTAAATAAACTGCTTTATAAAAGTGACTCTTCTGCATATTGCAAGACCTATCAAAGACAGTTGCAGCGTCGGAATAATTATGCCGAAAGCGACAGCACAAAAATTCCCATGAGCAAAGACCATCAGAACAAGGATCGCATCACCCAATCATCGCACAATGctaatttatcagaaaaaatcaaattttcttcaaagagcaCGGTGTAAATCGCGAGGGCTGTTCAAATTTCGAAAGATATAATATCTCCCACAACTTGAAAATGGTGCAGATCATGATATAGCATTGGGTGAAAGACACAGGACTCGTGCGTCGATTTATGCGCCTACTGCCCGATTCTGAGACTTCTTGAGTTTCGATGTCCAGAATTTGTCGTAGTACTTGGATTGATATAAGAATGAGACACGTCGCGGTATTATGGGACACTTCGGGAACTGTTTAGACGGCTTATCCAAGCGGACGTCGAAGAGGTCCTGCGAAAAGGCGTCGCGACGCTTGAGGTCTCTGATCGCCAAGGCCAGAAGGTGGGGTTTGACGACCGAAGAGGTCGCCGAGTTGCCGGCGATCAAGAGGCTGGTGCCGACCCGCGTCACCTCGAGCTCGGCCACATGGACGACCCTAGCTATGATCGCTCTGATCTTGGGCGGCAGTATGGTTCTAGCATACATCTGCGCGCCCTGTATCACGAGGAACAGAACGTGAAGCTGATGTGGACCTGACGTTGCGAGAAATTCGCTAGAAGATTATTATCAGAGACAGGTAATCGAGATTATTGCAGTTTACTTTCGAACAGTAAGGcatttcgaaaattaaaaattgacttaataaaaaaaaaacgtgatttGTGATATTAGAATATCTAAATCAGAATatctaatgaaataataatagaatgcattaatttttgtagaaattgtCTGTATactaaatattacaattatatcataaaattatgacttttgcttttttaagataaaaaaatacatttaattttgatttttccaGTAAACAGATACTTTGAATGCATAGATATTTTAAATGACGCATGTCACGCAGATGAatgcgtataaaaaaatacgacgGGCAtgttgtgataaaagttacacgCATTAACATCAAAATTTTGTTCTCATGACATGCGTCATATATTATAGTTTGTTTTCATTATaaactatacatttttttctattaaaaagtcTATACTTAAAACGGAGATACATTCTTCACTAATTACTATCATATcaattgattatattttgttcttatttaGACTccgtaattttatgtaaaaggaAAATATTCTAAAGAACGTGTACAGtaccattatatattttatatatacaagcaaattatattgcttatattattaaattaatataatctcTGGAACTTCATACTTTCATTAATCTTACCAAACAAAAACGTAAAGGAGACTAGGACTCTTTGGCACATTTTTTACGGCATTTAACTTTTTACACAACTAATTAAACTTGTATGATATAATTTAGCAACTGTTATTGTGAAGAAGTTATAGTATTAATATTGATAGAATTATCTAGTATGTAGTGGATACATTTGTGGCCATCCTTCACGATTTTGAAAAGCATAATGTTAGTGACAGAAGCAGAAAACAAGTTCAAAGTTTTGCAAGAATACAATTTGATATCAGAATAAGAATCCAAAACTATTTTCAATATAACATCTTAAACggagtgtgtgtgcgtgcgcgcgtgtacatttattatataaaaagataaataaactcATGtctttatatgaaataaaaaattgcaagctAAAAATCAAAACACAATGAATATGTACAGTTTATTgcagtttatttataattgttaaaatggATAATTTATAACACTTATTAATAACCATTTCCCCTTTCTTTCCCAAATATAAACTGCAACAGCATTATTGTGTCAAATTCTCCAGTACCTGCAAACcaaaatttgatattgataaTGTTGTTGATAAATACTGacttattatatcaaaattttcagtttttacaataattctgtcacaaaaattaatataacgcTAAAATGCTTTGCAATAATAAAtcttatacatgtatatattttacacgtTTATTTGAtgtatcgttaaaaaaaaaaaacaattagtcgcattaataaaagatatgaCAAGAAAACGGAAAGGAATGTAATTgtaagaaaaacataaaaacacaaaaaaaaaacaaaaaattaacttctataaaatatatgtaaaaattgtatttgtccTTACTCTACGACATCGCCCACGGCTATCTCTTTTCTGATCCTCAGGACATCCGCGACtcggaatatttattttatctggtTCAGTTACCACCATCGTGATATaagttgatattaataaaaat contains these protein-coding regions:
- the LOC120358067 gene encoding uncharacterized protein LOC120358067, with translation MENSRTSTYLIFLMVTFLLISTYITMVVTEPDKINIPSRGCPEDQKRDSRGRCRRVLENLTQ